Proteins encoded in a region of the Chryseobacterium piperi genome:
- a CDS encoding RHS repeat-associated core domain-containing protein, giving the protein MTDINKDQMTVPNLGGKLFSYRIKYNQKDGVTNPSPSLFAGKDVKPRFNGNIAEVDWRAVESLGANPPITPKRYGYAYDALNRLTAGYYQNPNNPNSRENTESLSYDLNGNITNLYRTSVIENNNTPTVIDNLTYTYSGNQATKIKDDSGNKTGYEGIEGWPIEYDLNGNMKNMRDKQITGIGYNYLSLPNIINIDLGQVTTNIKTKYRADGVKLRKENIRTSTGFAGTDTNTQETDYLDGFQYLKSTSTSSGGGGVSEMILSRAYEPEAFSPIREPENEAGPYETLITADLAVPTLQFIPTAEGFYDYIKNQYIYQYKDHLGNVRISFGRNSAGALELTDANDYYPFGMNHLKTGNAYFGASSYKNYKYNGKELQETGMYDYGARMYMPDIGRWGVVDPLAEASRRLPLLARISRSFPNKVINNL; this is encoded by the coding sequence TTGACGGATATCAATAAAGATCAGATGACCGTTCCCAACTTAGGTGGAAAATTATTTTCCTATAGAATTAAATATAACCAGAAGGATGGTGTTACCAACCCATCCCCTTCATTATTTGCTGGAAAAGATGTAAAGCCTAGATTCAATGGAAATATTGCTGAAGTAGACTGGCGGGCTGTTGAAAGTTTAGGCGCCAATCCTCCCATTACTCCGAAAAGATATGGCTATGCTTATGATGCATTAAACAGATTGACGGCAGGTTATTACCAAAACCCCAATAATCCTAACAGTAGAGAAAATACAGAATCCCTGTCTTATGACCTGAACGGGAATATCACCAACCTTTACAGGACTTCTGTCATTGAGAATAATAATACGCCTACCGTCATTGACAACCTTACTTATACCTACAGCGGAAATCAGGCAACAAAAATCAAAGATGACAGCGGAAACAAGACCGGTTATGAAGGTATAGAAGGCTGGCCTATTGAATATGATTTGAATGGGAACATGAAAAATATGAGGGATAAGCAGATTACAGGAATTGGATATAATTACCTGAGTCTTCCCAATATTATTAACATCGATTTGGGTCAAGTAACCACAAATATCAAAACAAAATACCGTGCTGATGGTGTAAAACTGAGAAAAGAAAACATTAGAACTTCTACAGGTTTTGCGGGAACAGATACGAATACACAGGAGACTGATTATCTGGATGGCTTTCAGTATTTAAAAAGTACTTCTACGAGCTCAGGAGGGGGTGGAGTTTCGGAAATGATACTAAGCAGAGCATACGAACCCGAGGCATTTTCCCCAATAAGAGAACCTGAAAATGAAGCCGGTCCTTATGAAACTCTGATTACTGCTGACCTAGCAGTTCCCACATTACAGTTCATTCCAACAGCAGAAGGTTTTTATGACTATATAAAAAATCAGTATATTTATCAGTATAAAGATCATTTAGGAAATGTAAGAATAAGTTTCGGAAGAAACAGCGCAGGCGCTCTTGAATTGACGGATGCCAACGACTATTACCCCTTTGGAATGAACCATTTGAAAACCGGTAATGCTTATTTCGGAGCAAGCTCATATAAAAACTATAAGTATAATGGCAAGGAGCTGCAGGAGACGGGAATGTATGATTATGGAGCGAGGATGTATATGCCGGATATTGGAAGATGGGGAGTTGTCGATCCGTTAGCAGAAGCTTCAAGAAGATTACCCCTGCTGGCGCGAATTTCACGCTCGTTCCCGAATAAAGTAATCAATAATTTATAA
- a CDS encoding RHS repeat domain-containing protein encodes MGNAWNTKPVKFDYGTNTATEVRKYVTTTTFMEGRTNSILKVAANDGNSASGFYKANQLYKNSVKDEDGNETIEFKNGQGQTLLVRKVVGAGQNADTYYIYNEYNQLAFVLPPEGSNAAKSLGVGVQFLDGFLVNHCYQYHYDGKNRLVQKKLPGKEWEHMVYDKADRLVFTQDAVMRPTSKWLFIKYDKLGRVIMTGIVPGGNRVEMQNMIGGNVITENRVTTAFTKSGMPIYYTNDHFPYFETAHSVNYYDTYPPGSPAVTNVFNYQLLTDNPSQDRSTKGLPLASYIKNIEDDAWTRNFTWYNSKGQVMGSRSINHLGGYTILNHQLDFSGTPLRISTYHKRLAGDAERQIHEYFTYDHQNRLLMHRHKVGSNPLEILAQNKYNELSQLESKKVGGVSAAAPLQQVDYQYNIRGWLTHINDPANLGTDLFGYKIKYNQVEGLQTPNVNFSNLKVLPKFNGNIAEVDWKTASSPNDNLRRYGYVYDGLNRLLAGFYQRDTNPSAREYFEKMDYDLNGNIINLKRSANIQSGNTAVLIDDLNYQYIGNRLQSVTDIVQNLDGYPGGGNTISYDLNGNMIKHLDKDIISIKYNHLNLPNDFTVNLENVSQTTKYIYRSDGTKVRKLFRSGGRGGTKIVDYLDGFQYEEGIFFPSHTLYLSPTSEGYYDYQENRYIYQYKDHLGNVRVSYVRDSNTQTLKILDQNDYYPYGMNHLKYENSFSAGINYKNYQYNGKELQEMKMYDYGARFYMQDIGRWGVVDPLAEQMRRHSPYNYAFNNPIRFIDPDGRKVKDWYQNNLTQNIEWHNGSAELDGYTNLTAINNTRVLGVENGQTVQEFNLNPDGSFTADGQLFNNGDSAPTLIGTTITSKPGFDLAKWLSHLGNQGGNFYANLGGAAPQEYNNPFFRGDIDKIVDAGGYFGGMANSLSRGNDWKDLMAYRVDIMALGDLAFSAAGSTNSSSNAVAANPDTLSFYGSQAVGLNIYRGSGDRITGVGVKTQDVYKTNMSRSQKDSMINRVNADGAKYDRKSDSVLRRIMKSR; translated from the coding sequence GTGGGTAATGCCTGGAACACAAAACCGGTAAAGTTTGACTATGGAACCAATACGGCTACAGAGGTCAGAAAATATGTGACCACAACCACTTTCATGGAAGGAAGAACGAATTCCATCTTAAAAGTGGCAGCCAATGATGGGAACTCTGCAAGTGGGTTTTATAAAGCCAATCAATTGTATAAAAATTCAGTAAAGGATGAAGATGGCAATGAAACCATAGAGTTTAAAAATGGCCAGGGCCAGACTCTTTTAGTCAGAAAAGTAGTAGGAGCCGGTCAGAATGCAGATACCTATTATATCTATAATGAATATAACCAATTGGCTTTTGTCCTTCCTCCCGAAGGATCTAATGCTGCTAAAAGCCTAGGAGTAGGTGTCCAGTTTTTAGATGGCTTTTTGGTTAATCATTGTTATCAGTATCATTATGATGGAAAAAACAGATTGGTACAAAAGAAACTTCCGGGTAAAGAATGGGAGCATATGGTGTATGATAAAGCAGACCGGCTGGTCTTTACACAGGATGCAGTCATGCGCCCTACTTCAAAATGGCTTTTTATCAAATATGATAAGCTGGGAAGGGTAATCATGACAGGAATTGTACCTGGAGGAAACAGAGTTGAAATGCAGAATATGATTGGAGGTAATGTGATAACAGAGAACAGAGTTACGACAGCGTTTACCAAAAGCGGAATGCCGATCTATTATACCAATGATCATTTTCCTTACTTTGAAACAGCACACTCAGTTAATTACTACGATACCTATCCTCCGGGATCTCCTGCAGTAACCAATGTTTTTAATTATCAGCTTCTGACCGACAATCCTTCACAGGATCGTAGCACCAAAGGATTACCTTTAGCCTCGTATATTAAAAATATAGAAGATGATGCCTGGACCCGAAACTTCACCTGGTATAATTCCAAAGGTCAGGTGATGGGAAGCAGAAGTATTAATCATTTGGGAGGATATACCATTCTTAACCATCAGCTTGATTTTTCTGGCACACCTCTTAGAATCAGTACTTACCATAAAAGGTTGGCTGGTGATGCCGAAAGACAGATACACGAATACTTCACCTATGACCATCAGAACAGACTTCTGATGCATCGGCATAAGGTAGGTTCCAATCCTCTTGAGATTTTAGCCCAGAATAAATACAATGAGCTCTCCCAATTGGAAAGTAAGAAAGTGGGTGGAGTAAGTGCTGCTGCACCGCTTCAGCAGGTAGATTATCAATACAATATCAGGGGATGGTTGACTCATATTAATGATCCTGCTAACCTGGGAACTGATTTGTTTGGGTATAAAATAAAATACAACCAGGTAGAAGGACTACAAACTCCGAATGTTAACTTTTCTAATCTGAAGGTACTCCCTAAGTTTAATGGAAATATTGCTGAAGTTGACTGGAAGACGGCATCTTCTCCTAATGATAATTTAAGAAGATATGGGTATGTATATGATGGTTTAAATAGATTACTGGCAGGATTTTATCAAAGAGATACCAATCCATCAGCAAGAGAATATTTTGAAAAGATGGATTACGATCTGAATGGAAATATTATCAATCTCAAAAGATCAGCCAATATCCAATCTGGAAATACTGCAGTATTAATTGATGATCTTAACTATCAATATATAGGGAATAGGTTGCAGTCAGTAACTGATATAGTTCAGAATTTAGATGGCTATCCAGGTGGAGGAAATACAATTAGCTATGACTTGAATGGAAACATGATTAAGCATTTGGATAAAGATATAATATCAATAAAATATAATCATCTTAACCTCCCCAATGACTTTACCGTTAATCTCGAAAATGTATCACAAACAACCAAATATATTTATCGATCAGATGGGACAAAAGTTAGAAAGCTATTTAGAAGTGGAGGTAGAGGTGGCACTAAAATAGTGGATTACTTAGATGGCTTTCAATATGAAGAAGGTATTTTTTTTCCATCACACACATTATACTTGTCACCAACTTCTGAAGGTTATTATGATTACCAAGAAAATCGTTATATTTATCAGTACAAAGATCATTTAGGGAACGTGAGAGTAAGCTATGTAAGGGATTCAAATACACAAACTTTAAAGATCTTAGATCAGAACGATTATTATCCATATGGAATGAACCATTTAAAGTATGAAAATTCGTTCTCCGCTGGAATTAATTATAAAAACTATCAATATAACGGAAAAGAGTTACAAGAGATGAAAATGTATGATTATGGCGCTAGATTTTATATGCAAGATATTGGAAGATGGGGTGTTGTGGATCCGCTGGCTGAGCAAATGCGTCGTCATAGTCCTTACAATTATGCGTTCAATAATCCAATAAGATTTATTGATCCGGATGGAAGGAAAGTAAAAGATTGGTACCAGAATAATCTAACTCAAAACATTGAATGGCATAATGGTAGTGCTGAATTAGATGGTTATACTAACTTAACAGCTATAAATAATACAAGAGTGCTTGGCGTTGAAAATGGACAAACGGTTCAGGAATTTAATTTAAATCCTGATGGTTCTTTTACAGCAGATGGGCAATTATTTAATAACGGTGATTCTGCTCCCACATTAATAGGTACTACAATTACAAGTAAACCGGGTTTTGATCTTGCAAAATGGTTATCGCATTTAGGGAATCAAGGTGGAAACTTTTATGCAAACCTTGGAGGGGCGGCTCCTCAGGAATATAACAATCCTTTCTTTAGAGGGGATATAGATAAAATAGTTGATGCTGGAGGTTACTTTGGAGGAATGGCTAACAGTTTAAGTAGAGGAAATGACTGGAAAGACCTCATGGCTTATAGGGTGGATATAATGGCATTAGGAGATTTGGCATTTTCAGCTGCGGGATCAACAAACAGTTCTTCAAATGCTGTAGCAGCAAACCCCGATACACTTAGTTTTTATGGTTCCCAAGCAGTTGGTCTTAATATTTATAGAGGATCTGGAGACAGAATAACTGGTGTTGGTGTTAAAACTCAGGATGTTTATAAAACTAATATGTCAAGAAGTCAAAAGGATTCAATGATAAATCGAGTTAATGCTGATGGTGCTAAATATGATAGAAAATCGGATTCTGTATTAAGAAGAATAATGAAGTCAAGATAA
- a CDS encoding gluzincin family metallopeptidase translates to MRKISICLILFWGIVQVSGQKDSIYIEAKLSSDKKLLEISQELVYYNNSSKDLNTIKFLNWVSAYKKRGTSLVYRKLEDRNNDLHFAKPEQLGQLLQLTVKSSGNLVTPVENTTEENLFIPLNKPLHPGESTRIQLHYQMQLPDKKFTGYGTSDKNIALKYFFIVPDHFDPDNISKRNYHDIEESISFNTHWAVKFDTPSEYFIKSNLPETETNSFKGYLDSDPEFLLSLREYPSIIINTEDIKTEIQFGYPLSPQEKENLEFYLPLHLKFIKEKIGTIPSHLFISDKFRANEDFFGNNDIRFWRFKFQLFTDAEKADLDYFGIIAKKVLDESIITDKQDDHWFNNGIKSYLEIQYLKKFYGETKLLGKLPEARIFGIKPLKLFHASNVKLIDRYGLAYQYIMSQNLDQKIDEKFSVLSNFNVMAISSFETGSLFNYSADKMGYENFDDLVKTFIAKNTDKPIDARDFLKELAEKDNRTSYLADFLKQKNRVNFKLQKFKKENDSLHIKITKNTTSPIPVKLETQTTEKEKKEYWVETDGNEKSTTVTIPALDIYKITLNNDYIFPEAQYRDNFLYSKGLFSNAKRIKLKLIKDIPNPEFNEIYISPRIRFNNTYDKFLLGFNFKNQSFFDQKFLYSVTPTYSTGTGKLTGSGAVSYSFLPAESIIRSLTFGVSGAYFHYDYNLAYRKASIFSNISFRKNPRSTVGRGVSISYNYFERDLNPLRIANRDYDKYNLWSIGYGYTDNQMIHEKSLSVSAQGMEDFNKITAEGFYRWEFAPKQKLSLRLFAGYFVRNDTRNNTFDYGISRVSNYSFSYNLLGESANSGFLSQQFILADGGFKSFIPGTVNQWITSFNVDTSVWKIFHVYADAGVYKNKNNPTQFIWDSGIKLRLIPDFVEIFFPIQSSLGFEPGFKDYAKRIRYTLVLNLGSIINAARRGWY, encoded by the coding sequence TTGAGAAAGATTAGTATTTGCCTTATTTTATTTTGGGGAATTGTACAGGTTTCTGGACAAAAAGACAGTATATACATTGAAGCGAAATTATCTTCAGATAAAAAATTGCTGGAAATAAGCCAGGAATTGGTATACTATAATAATTCGTCAAAAGATTTAAACACCATAAAGTTCCTTAACTGGGTGTCCGCTTATAAAAAAAGAGGAACATCTTTAGTTTACAGAAAGCTGGAAGACAGGAACAATGATTTACACTTTGCAAAACCTGAACAATTAGGCCAGCTTTTACAGCTTACTGTAAAAAGCTCTGGAAATTTGGTTACTCCGGTAGAGAATACAACAGAAGAAAACCTGTTTATTCCTCTCAATAAACCACTTCATCCTGGTGAAAGCACTAGAATTCAACTGCATTATCAGATGCAGCTTCCTGATAAAAAATTTACAGGCTATGGAACATCTGATAAAAATATAGCTTTAAAATATTTCTTTATTGTTCCGGATCATTTCGATCCGGACAATATTTCTAAGAGAAACTACCACGATATCGAGGAATCTATCAGTTTCAATACTCATTGGGCTGTAAAATTCGACACTCCATCCGAATACTTTATTAAAAGTAATCTGCCTGAAACCGAGACCAACTCATTTAAAGGATATTTAGATTCAGATCCCGAATTTTTATTATCTCTGCGAGAATATCCTTCCATTATTATTAATACGGAAGACATCAAAACCGAGATACAATTTGGATATCCTTTATCACCACAAGAGAAAGAAAATCTTGAATTCTACCTCCCGCTTCATTTAAAATTTATCAAAGAAAAAATAGGAACCATTCCAAGCCACTTGTTCATCTCTGATAAATTCAGAGCTAATGAAGATTTTTTTGGTAACAATGATATCAGGTTTTGGAGATTTAAATTCCAGCTGTTTACTGATGCTGAAAAAGCTGATTTAGATTATTTTGGAATTATTGCCAAGAAAGTTCTTGACGAAAGTATTATTACAGATAAACAAGATGATCATTGGTTTAATAATGGCATAAAATCTTATCTGGAAATTCAGTACCTGAAAAAATTCTATGGAGAGACTAAACTTTTAGGGAAATTACCTGAGGCTAGAATTTTCGGGATAAAACCTTTAAAACTATTTCATGCATCCAATGTGAAATTGATCGATCGATACGGTTTAGCCTACCAATATATCATGTCTCAAAACCTGGATCAGAAAATTGATGAAAAGTTCAGTGTGTTAAGTAACTTCAATGTCATGGCTATCAGTAGCTTTGAAACGGGAAGCTTATTCAATTACTCAGCCGATAAAATGGGATATGAGAATTTTGACGACTTAGTGAAAACCTTTATTGCTAAAAATACAGATAAGCCAATCGATGCAAGAGATTTCTTAAAAGAACTTGCTGAAAAAGATAACCGAACCAGCTATCTGGCCGACTTTTTAAAACAAAAAAACAGGGTTAATTTCAAATTACAGAAATTCAAAAAAGAAAACGATTCACTGCATATTAAAATCACTAAAAATACGACCTCTCCTATTCCGGTTAAACTAGAAACTCAAACGACAGAAAAGGAAAAAAAAGAATATTGGGTAGAAACAGATGGGAATGAAAAATCGACAACAGTTACTATTCCTGCTTTGGATATCTATAAAATTACACTGAATAACGATTATATTTTCCCTGAAGCTCAATATCGGGACAACTTCTTATATTCCAAAGGACTGTTTTCAAATGCCAAAAGGATTAAATTAAAGCTTATTAAAGATATTCCTAACCCGGAATTTAATGAAATCTATATAAGTCCTAGGATCCGCTTCAATAATACCTATGATAAGTTCCTATTGGGGTTCAACTTTAAGAATCAATCATTTTTTGATCAGAAGTTTCTTTATTCAGTCACCCCCACTTATAGTACAGGTACAGGAAAACTCACCGGTTCCGGAGCTGTCTCCTATTCTTTTTTACCAGCTGAAAGCATCATCAGAAGCTTAACATTTGGAGTTTCAGGAGCCTACTTCCATTACGACTATAATCTTGCTTACAGGAAAGCATCAATATTTTCGAATATCAGCTTTAGAAAAAACCCACGAAGTACAGTAGGAAGAGGAGTCAGTATTTCTTATAATTATTTTGAAAGGGACCTAAACCCTTTAAGGATTGCCAATAGAGACTATGATAAATATAACCTGTGGAGTATAGGATATGGATATACGGATAACCAGATGATCCACGAAAAAAGTCTGAGTGTTAGCGCCCAGGGGATGGAAGATTTTAATAAAATCACGGCAGAAGGCTTTTACAGATGGGAATTCGCACCAAAGCAAAAGCTCAGTCTCCGACTGTTTGCCGGATATTTTGTCAGAAACGATACCAGAAACAATACATTTGATTACGGAATCTCAAGAGTATCCAATTATTCTTTTTCTTACAACCTTTTAGGTGAAAGTGCCAATAGCGGTTTTTTATCCCAACAGTTTATTCTGGCTGACGGGGGTTTTAAATCTTTCATCCCAGGAACCGTAAATCAGTGGATTACTTCCTTCAATGTGGATACCAGTGTATGGAAAATATTTCATGTCTACGCAGATGCCGGAGTTTATAAAAACAAAAATAATCCAACTCAGTTTATCTGGGATAGCGGAATAAAGTTAAGGCTGATTCCGGACTTCGTCGAAATCTTCTTTCCTATTCAATCTTCATTGGGCTTTGAACCAGGTTTTAAAGATTATGCTAAAAGAATACGATATACTTTGGTTCTTAACTTAGGATCCATTATCAATGCTGCCAGAAGAGGATGGTATTAA